A single region of the Halorubrum depositum genome encodes:
- the eif1A gene encoding translation initiation factor eIF-1A, whose protein sequence is MSNGDGDGRNDLRMPDDDEVFAEVVEMLGANRVRVRCADGKERTARIPGRMQKRVWIREDDLVLVEPWDWQDEKGDIAWRYEKSEAEQLREEGHLG, encoded by the coding sequence ATGAGCAACGGAGACGGCGACGGTCGAAACGACCTCCGGATGCCCGACGACGACGAGGTGTTCGCGGAGGTCGTCGAGATGCTCGGCGCGAACCGGGTACGCGTCCGCTGCGCCGACGGGAAGGAGCGGACCGCGCGCATCCCCGGGCGGATGCAGAAGCGCGTCTGGATCCGCGAGGACGACCTCGTCCTCGTCGAGCCGTGGGACTGGCAAGACGAGAAGGGCGACATCGCGTGGCGCTACGAGAAGAGCGAGGCGGAGCAGCTCCGCGAGGAAGGTCACCTGGGGTAG
- a CDS encoding ATP-grasp domain-containing protein, which produces MLRLAMTTDAETFDRVRGPLADRGIAVEHVRAKERSLRVSGGEGDESGDGGEGSRDGEFDGFDVGFVYPSRLMEGAVVDARLSVPWVNGRDAVLASRNKAGALAALDDAGLPTPRTTLVSNPVDEAVVAEAVSPFSYPVVVKPNSATRGVGVATAGDLDSLLGVVDYLNLVHDYRATGDKSYLIQEFLPDARDYRAMVVDGAYAGAVRRELPADARERGRWKHNVHRGAEATGVDLPERARKLAERTAEILGIDYLGVDLLETDDRLVVSETNARPTVDAATKYEPDFYDRLAGLVERTAAGEN; this is translated from the coding sequence ATGCTTCGGCTCGCGATGACGACCGACGCGGAGACGTTCGACCGGGTGCGCGGGCCGCTCGCGGACCGCGGGATCGCCGTCGAGCACGTGCGGGCGAAGGAGCGCTCGCTCCGGGTCTCGGGCGGGGAGGGCGACGAGAGCGGAGACGGTGGCGAGGGGAGTCGCGACGGCGAGTTCGACGGCTTCGACGTCGGCTTCGTCTACCCCTCCCGGCTCATGGAGGGCGCCGTCGTCGACGCGCGGCTGTCGGTGCCGTGGGTGAACGGCCGCGACGCCGTCCTCGCCTCGCGGAACAAGGCGGGCGCGCTCGCCGCGCTCGACGACGCCGGTCTCCCGACGCCGCGGACGACGCTGGTGTCGAATCCGGTCGACGAGGCGGTCGTCGCCGAGGCGGTCTCGCCGTTCTCGTACCCCGTCGTCGTCAAGCCGAACTCCGCGACGCGGGGCGTCGGCGTCGCGACCGCCGGCGACCTCGACTCCCTGCTGGGCGTCGTCGACTACCTGAACCTCGTCCACGACTACCGCGCGACCGGCGACAAGTCGTACCTGATCCAGGAGTTCCTCCCCGACGCGCGCGACTACCGCGCGATGGTCGTCGACGGCGCGTACGCCGGCGCGGTGCGCCGGGAGCTCCCCGCGGACGCCCGCGAGCGCGGCCGGTGGAAGCACAACGTCCACCGCGGCGCCGAGGCGACCGGCGTCGACCTCCCGGAGCGAGCCCGGAAGCTGGCCGAGCGGACGGCCGAGATCCTCGGGATCGACTACCTCGGCGTCGACCTGCTCGAGACGGACGACCGGCTCGTCGTCAGCGAGACCAACGCGCGCCCGACGGTGGACGCGGCGACGAAGTACGAGCCCGACTTCTACGACCGGCTCGCGGGGCTCGTCGAGCGGACGGCGGCGGGAGAGAACTGA
- a CDS encoding Hsp20/alpha crystallin family protein, with translation MDRDDRDDPFGDFFEEIERMMNEMAGGEPGTEDAGFGSATHVDAYATDDGVRLVADLPAVSKDELSLQCDGEALTISAASDRREYDETVDLPVPVDEHSADATFNNGVLEVTFDRDDDSASIDLE, from the coding sequence ATGGACAGAGACGACCGTGACGATCCGTTCGGCGATTTCTTCGAGGAGATCGAACGGATGATGAACGAGATGGCGGGCGGCGAACCGGGGACCGAGGACGCCGGCTTCGGGTCGGCGACGCACGTGGACGCGTACGCCACCGACGACGGCGTGCGGCTCGTCGCCGACCTCCCTGCCGTCTCGAAGGACGAGCTCTCCCTGCAGTGCGACGGCGAGGCGCTCACCATCTCCGCGGCCTCCGACCGGCGGGAGTACGACGAGACCGTCGACCTCCCGGTCCCCGTCGACGAGCACTCCGCGGACGCGACGTTCAACAACGGCGTCCTCGAGGTCACGTTCGACCGCGACGACGACTCCGCGTCGATCGACCTCGAGTAG
- the gap gene encoding type I glyceraldehyde-3-phosphate dehydrogenase — protein MSKSYLAAGEDVSDDEVVRVGLNGFGRIGRNVFRAVLEAPRIELVGINDVMEFDDMAYLAKYDTVMGRLDGVEREGDSLTVGGTSVPLYNVQDPADLPWAELDVDVALECTGVFRTYDDASAHLEGGADTVIISAPPKGEKPVKQLVYGVNHDEYDGDDVVSNASCTTNSITPVAKVLDDEFGIDAGTLTTVHAYTGSQALIDGPKAKTRRGRAAAENIVPTSTGAAGAAQKVLPQLEGKIDGMAMRVPVPNGSLTEFVVSLDETVTEQDVNAAFRDAADSGPLAGVLGYTDDEVVSSDIVGLPFSSYVDLQSTNVVAGGKLLKILTWYDNEYGFSNRMLDMAAYVRDEA, from the coding sequence ATGAGTAAATCATATCTCGCCGCGGGCGAAGACGTGAGCGACGACGAGGTCGTGCGTGTCGGGCTCAACGGGTTCGGCCGCATCGGCCGGAACGTGTTCCGGGCTGTGCTGGAGGCGCCGCGGATCGAGCTCGTCGGCATCAACGACGTGATGGAGTTCGACGACATGGCGTACCTCGCGAAGTACGACACCGTCATGGGGCGGCTCGACGGCGTCGAGCGCGAGGGCGACTCGCTGACCGTCGGCGGCACCTCGGTCCCGCTGTACAACGTGCAGGACCCCGCCGATCTCCCGTGGGCCGAGCTCGACGTCGACGTCGCCCTGGAGTGTACGGGCGTCTTCCGGACGTACGACGACGCGAGCGCGCACCTGGAGGGCGGCGCGGACACCGTGATCATCTCGGCGCCGCCGAAGGGCGAGAAGCCCGTCAAGCAGCTCGTCTACGGCGTGAACCACGACGAGTACGACGGCGACGACGTGGTCTCGAACGCCTCCTGTACGACGAACTCCATCACGCCGGTCGCGAAGGTGCTCGACGACGAGTTCGGCATCGACGCCGGCACCCTCACCACCGTCCACGCGTACACCGGCTCGCAGGCGCTCATCGACGGCCCGAAGGCGAAGACGCGCCGCGGGCGCGCGGCCGCCGAGAACATCGTGCCGACCTCGACGGGCGCGGCCGGCGCGGCACAGAAGGTCCTCCCGCAGCTCGAGGGGAAGATCGACGGGATGGCGATGCGCGTCCCGGTCCCGAACGGCTCGCTCACCGAGTTCGTCGTCAGCCTCGACGAGACCGTCACCGAGCAGGACGTCAACGCGGCCTTCCGCGACGCCGCCGACTCCGGCCCGCTCGCGGGCGTGCTCGGCTACACCGACGACGAGGTCGTCTCCAGCGACATCGTCGGCCTCCCCTTCTCCAGCTACGTCGACCTGCAGTCGACGAACGTCGTCGCCGGCGGGAAGCTCCTGAAGATCCTCACCTGGTACGACAACGAGTACGGCTTCTCGAACCGGATGCTCGACATGGCCGCGTACGTCCGCGACGAGGCGTAA
- a CDS encoding phosphoglycerate kinase, producing MPAFDTIDDLPAESRVLVRLDLNSPIEDGEPQDNRRFERHAETVRELAEAGHRVVCMAHQGRPGRDDFTSLSGHAAILSAHVGRDVAFVPDTYGDEALSAIDALDAGEVLLLENTRMCEDELPEASPEEKAETEFVRTLAPHFDAYVNDAYSAAHRLHASLVGFPLALPAYAGRVMETEYEANTAIATREFDGPVTMVVGGTKATDVIGVMDALDDRVDRFLLGGVAGELFLRAAGHPVGHDVGGTDLFDEQWEQNRELIESVLDERGDAIRLATDLAYEGEDGERAEVAVGEIDEKTAGYLDVGSETVAAYEPAIRDSDAVFVKGALGVFEDERFADGTVGVLKAIADTDCFSVVGGGDTSRAIEMYGLSEDDFSHVSIAGGAYIRALTGEPLPAVEVLEAAAGRQ from the coding sequence ATGCCCGCGTTCGACACCATCGACGACCTGCCGGCAGAGTCGCGCGTCCTCGTTCGGCTCGACCTCAACTCGCCGATCGAGGACGGAGAACCGCAGGACAACCGCCGCTTCGAGCGCCACGCGGAGACGGTCCGCGAGCTCGCCGAGGCGGGCCACCGCGTCGTCTGCATGGCCCACCAGGGACGCCCCGGCCGCGACGACTTCACGTCGCTGTCGGGCCACGCCGCGATCCTCTCGGCGCACGTCGGCCGCGACGTCGCCTTCGTCCCGGACACGTACGGCGACGAGGCGCTTTCGGCCATCGACGCGCTCGACGCGGGCGAGGTCCTCCTGTTAGAGAACACCCGGATGTGCGAGGACGAGCTCCCCGAGGCGTCGCCCGAGGAGAAGGCCGAGACCGAGTTCGTTCGGACGCTCGCGCCGCATTTCGACGCGTACGTCAACGACGCGTACTCCGCAGCGCATCGGTTGCACGCCTCGCTGGTCGGCTTCCCGCTCGCGCTCCCCGCGTACGCCGGTCGCGTGATGGAGACGGAGTACGAGGCCAACACCGCCATCGCGACCCGCGAGTTCGACGGGCCGGTGACGATGGTCGTCGGCGGGACGAAGGCGACAGACGTGATCGGCGTGATGGACGCCTTAGACGACCGGGTCGACCGCTTCCTCCTCGGCGGCGTCGCCGGCGAGCTCTTCTTACGCGCCGCGGGCCACCCGGTCGGGCACGACGTGGGGGGAACGGACCTGTTCGACGAGCAGTGGGAGCAGAACCGCGAGCTGATCGAGTCGGTGCTCGACGAGCGCGGCGACGCGATCCGCCTCGCGACGGACCTCGCGTACGAGGGTGAAGACGGCGAGCGCGCGGAGGTCGCCGTCGGCGAGATCGACGAGAAGACCGCGGGGTACCTCGACGTGGGCTCGGAGACGGTCGCGGCCTACGAGCCCGCGATCCGCGACTCCGACGCGGTGTTCGTGAAGGGGGCGCTCGGCGTCTTCGAGGACGAGCGGTTCGCCGACGGCACCGTCGGGGTGCTGAAGGCCATCGCCGACACCGACTGCTTCTCGGTCGTCGGCGGGGGCGACACCTCGCGCGCCATCGAGATGTACGGCCTGAGCGAGGACGACTTCTCGCACGTCTCCATCGCGGGCGGCGCGTACATCCGCGCGCTGACGGGCGAGCCGCTGCCGGCCGTGGAGGTCCTCGAGGCGGCGGCCGGGCGGCAGTAG
- the lrp gene encoding HTH-type transcriptional regulator Lrp, with translation MTYENLDAKLVNSLLSNGRASLRSLGDELDVSVTTVSNHLRDLEDEGVIRGYTPIVDYDKLGYDVTAVLQLKVEGSALPDVTEKLRQEKQMVSVYEVTGDYDVIAIGKFTDTDGMNDQIKSILTDADIRESNTSVVLNAVTENEQFDLDLNEE, from the coding sequence ATGACGTACGAAAACCTCGACGCCAAACTCGTCAATTCGCTTCTCAGCAACGGTCGCGCGAGCCTCCGGAGCCTCGGAGACGAGCTCGACGTCTCCGTGACCACCGTCTCGAATCACCTCCGCGACCTCGAGGACGAGGGCGTGATCCGCGGGTACACACCCATCGTCGACTACGACAAGCTCGGCTACGACGTGACCGCCGTGCTCCAGCTGAAGGTCGAAGGGAGCGCGCTCCCCGACGTGACGGAGAAGCTCCGCCAGGAGAAGCAGATGGTGAGCGTCTACGAGGTCACTGGCGACTACGACGTGATCGCGATCGGCAAGTTCACCGACACGGACGGGATGAACGACCAGATCAAGTCGATCCTCACCGACGCCGACATCCGCGAGTCGAACACGAGCGTCGTCTTGAACGCGGTCACCGAGAACGAGCAGTTCGACCTCGACCTCAACGAGGAGTAG
- the glnA gene encoding type I glutamate--ammonia ligase, whose translation MTDEHAKPDGGLTAEEQAVLDEIEEENVDFLRLQFTDILGVVKNVSVPAHQAEKAFTEGIYFDGSSIEGFVRIQESDMRLVPDPETFAVLPWRSDGEDGSAAARIICDIVTTEGEPFEGGPRQVLKSVLSKADDMGYTVSIGPEPEFFLFKTDDDGNATTIPHDNGGYFDLAPKDLASDVRKEIIFTLEEMGFEIEASHHEVAEGQHEINFKYADALTAADNIATFRAVVRAVAAQHDLHATFMPKPIAEINGSGMHSHISLFDEDGNAFADDGDEFNLSETAYQFMGGILNHAQAFTAVTNPTVNSYKRLVPGYEAPIYVAWSDTNRSALVRVPDAAGVSARFEVRSPDPSCNPYLGLASMIAAGLHGIETEADPGDPVREDIYEFDDEKRKEYGIETLPANLGKAVDALGADEVIQDALGPHTSEKFAEAKSQEFSEYLTQVSQWEEDRYLETF comes from the coding sequence ATGACGGACGAACACGCGAAACCAGACGGCGGCCTCACGGCCGAAGAACAGGCGGTACTCGACGAGATCGAAGAAGAAAACGTCGACTTCCTGCGGCTCCAGTTCACCGACATCCTCGGCGTGGTGAAGAACGTCTCCGTGCCGGCTCACCAGGCGGAGAAAGCGTTCACCGAGGGGATCTACTTCGACGGCTCCTCCATCGAGGGGTTCGTGCGCATCCAGGAGTCGGACATGCGCCTCGTCCCCGACCCCGAGACGTTCGCGGTGCTCCCGTGGCGCAGCGACGGCGAGGACGGCTCCGCGGCCGCCCGGATCATCTGTGACATCGTCACCACGGAGGGGGAACCGTTCGAGGGCGGTCCGCGCCAGGTGCTGAAGAGCGTCCTCTCGAAGGCCGACGACATGGGGTACACGGTCTCTATCGGGCCGGAGCCGGAGTTCTTCCTCTTCAAGACGGACGACGACGGCAACGCGACGACGATCCCCCACGACAACGGCGGCTACTTCGACCTCGCGCCCAAGGACCTCGCGAGCGACGTGCGCAAGGAGATCATCTTCACGTTAGAGGAGATGGGCTTCGAGATCGAGGCGTCCCACCACGAGGTCGCGGAGGGGCAACACGAGATCAACTTCAAGTACGCCGACGCGCTCACGGCCGCGGACAACATCGCGACGTTCCGCGCCGTGGTCCGCGCGGTCGCGGCGCAACACGACCTGCACGCGACGTTCATGCCCAAGCCGATCGCCGAGATCAACGGCTCGGGGATGCACAGCCACATCTCGCTGTTCGACGAGGACGGCAACGCCTTCGCCGACGACGGCGACGAGTTCAACCTGAGCGAGACGGCCTACCAGTTCATGGGCGGCATCCTGAACCACGCGCAGGCGTTCACGGCCGTCACCAACCCGACCGTGAACTCCTACAAGCGCCTGGTGCCCGGCTACGAGGCGCCCATCTACGTCGCGTGGTCCGACACGAACCGCTCGGCGCTCGTCCGCGTCCCGGACGCGGCCGGCGTCTCCGCGCGCTTCGAGGTCCGCAGCCCCGACCCGTCCTGTAACCCCTACCTCGGCCTGGCGTCGATGATCGCGGCCGGCCTCCACGGCATCGAGACGGAGGCCGACCCCGGCGACCCGGTCCGCGAGGACATCTACGAGTTCGACGACGAGAAGCGCAAGGAGTACGGCATCGAGACGCTTCCGGCGAACCTCGGAAAGGCGGTCGACGCCCTCGGAGCCGACGAGGTCATCCAGGACGCGCTCGGCCCGCACACCTCCGAGAAGTTCGCTGAGGCGAAGTCCCAGGAGTTCAGCGAGTACCTCACCCAGGTCTCCCAGTGGGAGGAGGACCGCTACCTCGAGACGTTCTGA
- a CDS encoding phosphatase PAP2 family protein — MTGLVSAERGVGGTALADALPEAVVVLFAAVTHLADPWFLFGLLAVAYWFAGDRLAASPRRAGATAIAAVTCAYAAVALGKAWFAVPRPPGAMGPADVPTWLPGLLAGWYEAQVLSDGFGFPSGHATGGAAAYLSLALLYDRAWTDRTRLFAAGAVAVAVAASRVVIEVHYLVDVVAGLCLGAGVAAAALWLAGDPRLRRRTASWVDRREPTAGLDPTPAFLLAGVVSTAAAGVAFAGGHTGEVVEAGIGIATGLGGAAGWRLVSGDEPAVPVRIAVPALAVTGALWVGAYALADSLVVTLAATTAAVVAVVALPALPARIGAVRPDGTASD, encoded by the coding sequence GTGACGGGACTCGTCTCCGCGGAGCGCGGGGTCGGCGGGACCGCCCTCGCCGACGCGCTCCCCGAGGCCGTCGTCGTCCTCTTCGCGGCCGTCACCCACCTCGCGGACCCGTGGTTCCTCTTCGGACTGCTGGCGGTCGCCTACTGGTTCGCCGGCGACCGGCTCGCGGCCTCGCCGCGCCGCGCCGGCGCGACGGCGATCGCTGCCGTCACCTGCGCGTACGCCGCCGTCGCGCTCGGCAAGGCGTGGTTCGCCGTCCCCCGACCGCCGGGCGCGATGGGACCGGCCGACGTGCCGACGTGGCTCCCCGGTCTGCTCGCGGGATGGTACGAGGCGCAGGTGCTCTCCGACGGTTTCGGCTTCCCGAGCGGCCACGCCACCGGCGGCGCGGCGGCGTACCTCTCGCTGGCGCTGCTGTACGACCGCGCGTGGACCGACCGGACGCGACTGTTCGCGGCCGGCGCCGTCGCCGTCGCCGTCGCCGCCTCGCGGGTGGTCATCGAGGTTCACTATCTCGTCGACGTCGTCGCCGGCCTCTGCCTCGGCGCCGGCGTCGCCGCCGCCGCGCTGTGGCTCGCCGGGGACCCGCGGCTCCGCCGGCGGACCGCCTCGTGGGTGGACCGGCGCGAGCCGACCGCCGGGCTCGACCCCACCCCGGCGTTCCTGCTGGCCGGGGTCGTCTCGACCGCCGCGGCCGGCGTCGCGTTCGCCGGCGGACACACCGGGGAGGTCGTCGAGGCGGGGATCGGGATCGCCACCGGTCTCGGCGGTGCGGCGGGCTGGCGGCTCGTCTCCGGCGACGAGCCCGCGGTCCCGGTCCGGATCGCGGTCCCGGCGCTCGCGGTCACCGGCGCGCTCTGGGTCGGCGCGTACGCGCTCGCCGACTCGCTCGTCGTCACGCTGGCCGCGACGACCGCCGCCGTGGTCGCGGTCGTCGCACTGCCCGCGCTGCCGGCGCGGATCGGTGCTGTCCGGCCGGACGGCACCGCGAGCGACTGA
- a CDS encoding YihY/virulence factor BrkB family protein: MPRHSTAAIGTVRRVVDTAIDRQVTFLAAAIAYYAFVSLIPALLLLVVVATAVFGEALADELLAIAGDFLTPAGQEAVTAAIASGGGRTGAGLFGVAVLLWSTLKVFRALDTAFAELYGVTEPPDFVKQLTDAGSVVIAVGVGVGVMVTVGAFVAAADAVPIVEAASILALPGFLAVVFLPMYYLLPEPAIGIREALPGAAFAAVGWTLLQAGFQVYAASAGQYQVYGVIGGILLLVTWLYLAATVVVVGGVVNVVLAERGAGAPVPDDDADRQLQHDRGRPTGMNGESDGAGDAGDEERPTGAPDVAALQEEVGRLRAEFDEFEDDVERRTVDKPAVESELKRYVRSRMRRGHARGWGPYLVLLYGTVLILGAFSFLDGLYAIAAMLILGLSTLGLYTLFVIVGIGLNLIETPGKALDYARDRGDD; encoded by the coding sequence GTGCCCCGACACTCGACCGCCGCGATCGGAACGGTCCGCCGCGTCGTCGACACCGCGATCGACCGGCAGGTGACGTTCCTCGCCGCCGCCATCGCCTACTACGCGTTCGTCTCGCTGATCCCCGCGCTCCTGCTGCTCGTGGTCGTCGCGACCGCCGTCTTCGGCGAGGCGCTCGCGGACGAGCTCCTGGCGATTGCCGGCGACTTCCTCACGCCGGCCGGTCAGGAGGCGGTGACCGCGGCGATCGCCTCCGGCGGCGGCCGGACGGGCGCGGGCCTGTTCGGCGTCGCCGTGCTGCTGTGGTCGACGCTGAAGGTGTTCCGCGCACTCGACACGGCGTTCGCCGAGCTGTACGGCGTCACGGAGCCGCCCGACTTCGTCAAACAGCTCACCGACGCCGGCTCGGTCGTCATCGCCGTCGGCGTCGGCGTCGGCGTGATGGTCACCGTCGGCGCGTTCGTCGCGGCCGCCGACGCGGTCCCGATCGTCGAGGCCGCGAGCATCCTCGCGTTACCGGGCTTCCTCGCGGTCGTCTTCCTCCCGATGTACTACCTCCTGCCCGAGCCCGCGATCGGGATCCGGGAGGCGCTCCCCGGGGCCGCCTTCGCCGCCGTCGGCTGGACGCTGCTGCAGGCCGGCTTTCAGGTGTACGCCGCGAGCGCGGGTCAGTACCAGGTGTACGGCGTGATCGGCGGTATCCTCCTCCTCGTCACGTGGCTGTACCTCGCGGCCACCGTGGTCGTGGTCGGCGGCGTCGTCAACGTCGTCTTGGCGGAACGGGGCGCCGGCGCCCCCGTCCCCGACGACGACGCGGACCGGCAGTTACAACACGACCGCGGCCGACCCACGGGTATGAACGGCGAGTCGGACGGCGCGGGCGACGCCGGCGACGAGGAACGGCCGACCGGGGCGCCGGACGTGGCGGCGCTCCAAGAGGAAGTCGGGCGGCTGCGGGCGGAGTTCGACGAGTTCGAGGACGACGTCGAGCGGCGCACCGTCGACAAGCCCGCGGTGGAGTCGGAGCTGAAACGCTACGTCCGGTCCCGGATGCGACGCGGCCACGCCCGCGGCTGGGGGCCGTACCTCGTGCTGCTGTACGGGACGGTGCTGATCTTGGGCGCGTTCTCCTTCCTCGACGGGCTCTACGCCATCGCGGCGATGCTCATCCTCGGGCTGTCGACGCTGGGACTGTACACCCTCTTCGTTATCGTCGGCATCGGCCTCAACCTGATCGAGACGCCCGGGAAGGCGCTCGACTACGCCCGCGACCGGGGCGACGACTGA
- a CDS encoding tRNA (guanine(26)-N(2))-dimethyltransferase, translating into MDIEEGGLTVSVPEARDGASEGTGGGVFFNPTQELNRDVTVAVLRAYREREPRAASYLDAMAASGIRGVRAAAEGYDVTCADVDPDAVDLAAENLAANDLDGETVHRNVNALLYEDVFDVVDLDPYGTPIPFADAALANARNLVCVTATDTAPLCGAHLNSGIRKYGAVPRNTDYHPEMGLRTLISALVRTAARYDKAARPIVSHVSRHYARTYLELESGAQAADACIDELGYVDNCEDCLWREPTRGLIADPVEACPVCGSDRVLTAGPLWLGPVADADFARAVRRRVTDDMGEAKRARKLLGTVARELDTPTHYDQHRLYKEWGEPAIGMDEFVDRLRGAGHEASRAHYRGTAVKSTASIPEMRSAVLDDAA; encoded by the coding sequence ATGGACATCGAGGAGGGCGGTCTCACCGTCTCCGTCCCCGAGGCCCGCGACGGGGCCAGCGAGGGCACCGGCGGCGGGGTCTTCTTCAACCCGACCCAGGAGCTGAACCGCGACGTCACGGTCGCGGTGCTGCGCGCGTACCGCGAGCGCGAGCCGCGCGCGGCCTCGTACCTCGACGCGATGGCGGCCTCCGGGATCCGCGGGGTCCGCGCCGCCGCCGAGGGGTACGACGTCACCTGCGCCGACGTCGATCCCGACGCCGTCGACCTCGCGGCCGAGAACCTCGCCGCCAACGACCTCGACGGCGAGACGGTCCACCGCAACGTCAACGCGCTGTTGTACGAGGACGTCTTCGACGTCGTCGACCTCGACCCGTACGGGACGCCGATCCCCTTCGCGGACGCCGCGCTCGCGAACGCGCGCAATCTCGTCTGCGTCACGGCGACCGACACCGCCCCCCTCTGCGGCGCGCACCTCAACAGCGGGATCCGGAAGTACGGCGCCGTCCCGCGCAACACCGACTACCACCCGGAGATGGGGCTCCGGACGCTGATCTCCGCGCTGGTGCGCACCGCGGCGCGCTACGACAAGGCGGCCCGCCCGATCGTCTCGCACGTCTCTCGCCACTACGCGCGGACCTACCTCGAACTGGAGTCGGGTGCGCAGGCGGCCGACGCCTGTATCGACGAGCTGGGGTACGTCGACAACTGCGAGGACTGCCTCTGGCGCGAGCCGACCCGCGGGCTGATCGCCGACCCGGTCGAGGCCTGTCCGGTCTGCGGGAGCGACCGCGTGCTCACGGCCGGGCCGCTGTGGCTGGGGCCGGTCGCCGACGCTGACTTCGCCCGCGCCGTCCGCCGTCGCGTCACCGACGACATGGGCGAGGCGAAGCGCGCCCGCAAGCTGCTCGGGACCGTCGCCCGCGAGCTCGACACCCCCACGCATTACGACCAGCACCGGCTGTACAAAGAGTGGGGCGAGCCCGCCATCGGCATGGACGAGTTCGTCGACCGACTGCGGGGGGCCGGCCACGAGGCCAGCCGCGCCCACTACCGCGGCACCGCGGTCAAGAGCACGGCGTCGATCCCCGAGATGCGGTCGGCCGTTCTGGACGACGCGGCCTGA
- a CDS encoding APC family permease, giving the protein MGQDDLDRSLGLYPTMMISMGAMIGSGIFVLPALGYKKAGPAVILAYVLAALVVLPAALSKAEMATAMPESGGTYLYIDRALGPLFGTIAGIGAWFSLVFKSSFALVGLGAYLLLFAPLSQGAVVYVALALAAFVVALNVSGTKMSGQIQAVIVTLVVAGLLAYVVNAGFVADTARYAPFRTHGNVGVVTAAAFVFVSYAGVTKIASVAEEVKDPGRNLPRAMLGSMAIMTLLYIGVVGAIIGLSDPDVLTTGGPGGTASLTPMADGAGALLGGAGVLFISVVAVVALTSMANAGVLSSSRFPLAMSRDDLLPPALRTIDERFKTPRNAVLLTGIVLMLLIAFVPVIELAKLASAFQILVFSFENMALVAFRVADLPSYEPEFTAPGYPFVQVFGFLAGIALLTQMGTVPILGAVAIIAGSALVYLAYGRSRTDRTGAIGTILRARRDEEDDGVASTKPE; this is encoded by the coding sequence ATGGGCCAGGACGATCTCGATCGGAGTCTCGGGTTGTATCCGACGATGATGATCAGCATGGGCGCGATGATCGGCAGCGGGATCTTCGTGCTGCCGGCACTGGGGTACAAGAAGGCCGGGCCGGCTGTGATCCTCGCGTACGTCCTGGCCGCGCTCGTCGTGTTACCGGCCGCGCTGTCGAAGGCCGAGATGGCGACGGCGATGCCGGAATCCGGGGGGACGTACCTCTACATCGACAGGGCGCTCGGGCCGTTGTTCGGGACGATCGCCGGGATCGGGGCGTGGTTCTCGCTGGTGTTCAAAAGCTCGTTCGCGCTCGTCGGACTCGGCGCGTACCTGCTGTTGTTCGCGCCGCTCTCGCAGGGGGCGGTGGTGTACGTCGCGCTGGCGCTCGCGGCCTTCGTCGTCGCCCTGAACGTCTCGGGGACGAAGATGAGCGGGCAGATACAGGCGGTCATCGTCACGCTGGTCGTCGCGGGGCTACTCGCGTACGTCGTCAACGCGGGATTCGTCGCCGACACGGCGCGGTACGCGCCCTTCAGGACGCACGGGAACGTCGGCGTCGTCACGGCCGCCGCCTTCGTCTTCGTCTCGTACGCGGGCGTCACGAAGATCGCCAGCGTCGCCGAGGAGGTGAAAGACCCCGGGCGGAACCTCCCGCGCGCGATGCTCGGCTCCATGGCGATCATGACGCTCCTGTACATCGGGGTGGTCGGCGCGATCATCGGGCTGAGTGACCCGGACGTGCTAACGACCGGCGGTCCGGGCGGGACGGCGTCGCTCACGCCGATGGCGGACGGCGCTGGCGCGCTCCTCGGCGGCGCCGGAGTGCTGTTCATCTCCGTGGTCGCCGTCGTCGCGCTCACGAGCATGGCGAACGCCGGCGTGCTCTCCTCCTCGCGGTTCCCGCTCGCGATGAGCCGCGACGACCTCCTACCGCCCGCGCTGCGAACGATCGACGAGCGGTTCAAGACCCCGCGGAACGCCGTGCTGCTCACCGGAATCGTGCTGATGCTGCTCATCGCGTTCGTGCCCGTGATCGAACTGGCGAAGCTGGCGAGCGCGTTCCAGATCCTCGTCTTCTCCTTCGAGAACATGGCGCTGGTCGCGTTCCGCGTGGCGGACCTCCCCTCCTACGAGCCGGAGTTCACCGCTCCCGGCTACCCGTTCGTCCAAGTGTTCGGCTTTCTCGCCGGCATCGCGCTGCTCACGCAGATGGGAACGGTTCCGATCCTCGGAGCCGTCGCCATAATCGCGGGAAGCGCGCTCGTCTACCTCGCGTACGGGCGGTCCAGGACGGACCGGACCGGAGCGATCGGGACGATCCTCCGGGCTCGTCGCGACGAGGAAGACGACGGGGTCGCCTCGACGAAACCGGAGTGA